A region of Deltaproteobacteria bacterium DNA encodes the following proteins:
- a CDS encoding exonuclease SbcCD subunit D — protein sequence MKKIRFIHLSDIHIGLLAHGKINPSTGLNTRLEDVLGCLDYVFHTARKESVDLVLIAGDVFHRGNPHPAEEIEFARRIRGVSGEGGARVLIVLGNHDYPSSGSSASAVEIFPALEIDGVTIVRKPELVRVNTKNGVVQVACLPWAGPAALVAREEYKSLSRQELQIEIEKRFIAIIRDLTKKVDSSDPALFLGHLAVRDARLSGTEIDTLATSDPVVPVGELAVRPFGYVGLGHIHRFQNLNPGHAPPVVYSGSIERIDFTEEKEKKGFVLGELSSSDGGWKCEFDFIETPARRFVTIEIGENDKDGAGAVNPGRFLPENTDDAIVRVRYEVSGPGDEIDEKSIKEIFKNAHSLKIERVFTKPGKVLRQAELSSSMNVLDALEKYIQTKPGLKKIGKDMKTYAEKLIRENE from the coding sequence TTGAAAAAAATAAGATTTATCCACCTTTCCGATATCCATATCGGTCTCCTCGCGCACGGCAAAATAAATCCGTCTACGGGTTTAAACACGCGGCTCGAGGACGTGCTGGGCTGCCTCGACTATGTTTTTCATACCGCTCGAAAGGAATCCGTCGATCTGGTATTAATCGCCGGGGACGTGTTTCACAGGGGAAATCCGCATCCGGCAGAGGAAATAGAGTTCGCGAGAAGGATAAGGGGGGTGTCGGGGGAGGGCGGAGCGCGGGTCCTTATAGTACTCGGAAATCATGATTATCCCTCCTCTGGGAGCAGCGCTTCCGCGGTCGAGATTTTCCCTGCACTCGAAATCGACGGAGTAACGATTGTAAGAAAACCTGAGCTAGTCCGTGTAAACACCAAAAACGGAGTCGTTCAGGTTGCGTGCCTGCCCTGGGCGGGCCCGGCGGCTTTGGTCGCGAGAGAAGAGTACAAATCGCTCTCCCGGCAGGAACTGCAGATTGAAATTGAAAAAAGGTTTATAGCTATAATCCGCGATTTGACTAAAAAAGTCGATTCATCCGACCCCGCTTTGTTTCTGGGCCATCTCGCGGTAAGGGACGCCAGGCTTTCGGGAACGGAAATTGATACGCTTGCGACCTCGGACCCGGTTGTCCCCGTGGGCGAGCTCGCCGTCAGGCCGTTTGGTTATGTGGGGCTCGGTCACATACACCGTTTTCAGAACCTGAACCCGGGCCATGCTCCCCCTGTTGTGTACTCGGGCTCTATTGAGAGAATAGATTTTACGGAGGAGAAGGAAAAGAAAGGTTTCGTCCTGGGCGAGCTCTCAAGCTCGGACGGCGGATGGAAATGTGAATTCGATTTTATCGAGACGCCGGCGAGGAGGTTCGTTACAATTGAAATCGGTGAAAATGATAAAGACGGGGCCGGCGCGGTCAATCCCGGGCGGTTTTTGCCGGAAAATACGGACGATGCGATTGTCCGGGTTAGATATGAGGTTTCCGGTCCCGGAGACGAGATCGACGAGAAATCCATAAAGGAGATTTTTAAGAACGCCCACTCGCTCAAGATCGAGAGGGTTTTCACAAAGCCCGGAAAGGTCCTCAGGCAGGCTGAGCTTTCAAGCTCCATGAATGTGCTGGACGCACTTGAAAAATATATACAAACCAAGCCCGGACTAAAGAAGATAGGGAAGGATATGAAGACCTACGCGGAAAAGCTTATTCGCGAAAACGAATAA
- a CDS encoding cation diffusion facilitator family transporter, whose amino-acid sequence MEPHDHGHDLKNTKEKKALIIVLALTSSFMVIEAAAGFYTGSLALLSDAAHMLTDVFALSIAFFALWFSMRPATHTNTFGFYRAEILAAFINGILLFAISLGILVEAYKRIQIPHEIKSLEMTIVAVTGLFINILAAYILYKYQSGNLNIRGALYHVLSDAVGSVGAITAGVIMLTTGWYYADSIISVLVAILIIRGAWVLLRESVHILLEGTPRGIDLKAVQSSICSHERVISVHDLHAWTLTQGFEALSAHLVVDNMSKSEKLIDEIKILLSGTFHINHVTLQLETEECETANDTCYEDGAYGSDKN is encoded by the coding sequence ATGGAACCTCACGATCACGGTCACGACCTGAAAAACACGAAAGAGAAAAAGGCGCTTATTATAGTTCTCGCGCTGACCTCGTCTTTCATGGTTATAGAGGCCGCGGCGGGCTTCTACACCGGAAGTCTCGCGCTTCTCTCGGACGCCGCTCATATGCTGACGGATGTTTTCGCACTTTCGATTGCATTCTTCGCGCTCTGGTTTTCCATGAGACCCGCCACGCACACCAACACGTTCGGATTTTACAGAGCGGAAATACTGGCGGCGTTCATAAACGGAATACTGCTCTTCGCAATATCGCTCGGAATCTTAGTGGAGGCGTATAAAAGGATACAAATCCCCCATGAGATAAAAAGCCTGGAGATGACAATAGTCGCCGTAACAGGCCTGTTCATCAATATTTTAGCGGCCTATATTCTGTACAAATATCAAAGCGGGAATCTGAATATCCGTGGTGCCCTGTATCATGTCCTGAGCGATGCCGTAGGCTCCGTAGGCGCTATAACGGCGGGTGTCATTATGCTTACGACGGGCTGGTACTATGCGGACAGCATTATTAGCGTCCTGGTAGCGATTTTGATAATAAGGGGAGCCTGGGTGCTTTTGAGGGAATCAGTTCATATTCTGCTAGAGGGAACCCCGAGGGGCATCGACCTGAAGGCGGTGCAAAGCTCAATATGCTCCCACGAACGGGTAATCAGTGTTCACGACCTTCACGCGTGGACACTTACTCAGGGATTCGAGGCCCTGAGCGCACATCTGGTAGTAGATAATATGTCTAAAAGCGAGAAGCTAATTGACGAAATAAAGATACTGCTCTCGGGGACATTTCATATTAACCACGTAACATTGCAGCTGGAGACAGAGGAGTGTGAAACCGCAAACGACACCTGCTATGAAGACGGCGCCTACGGTAGTGATAAAAACTAA
- a CDS encoding response regulator encodes MKGRAKRVLVVDDEQLILKIISDILTKEGYEVIIANNCEKAIENLKSASFNVVLSDIKMPIKSGIDLLEEIKNKDPNIPVILMTGFASLETAVEAVHNGAFDYMIKPLDYGKLKSVIEHAVDRYELHQENTRLLKDLKELNSNLELKVKERNRQLENTLNSTNESIITTDKELVIISANPKTAEIFSKDCTGEKLTSLFDGINFNNVVPKILSDPSYSTKHEVRHDGKFLEVTLSPLIDFESKEIFGVIAATENITEKKKLEAQLIHSAKMSGVGQLAAGVAHEFNNILSGIIGYTSLALMREDMESVKKDLKIIEKACDRAVEIVNKLLSFSRQKGEKFQVGQIESVIEDALGLVEHTFETDGIRILRNYEKVPAIRMNLGELQQVFLNMAINSKHAMPGGGAIAINTKIEDNYVRIDFSDTGVGIPQENLSRIFEPFYTTKQSEGTKAGTGLGLSVIYAIIERHGGCIEVSSEVNKGTTFTILLPNVQSAPRTQDAEPVTRIHDTGKVIELRRKGNVLIVDDEEFIRDIVSECLSSTGHNVMSAGDGKQAVEIIKKNHFDIIFLDFSLPKKDGLELFREIKVIDPNSAIVIISARPEEQLPDELSDEGAYNIIKKPFSVDQIQNAVSRVLGAEAVSR; translated from the coding sequence ATGAAGGGTAGAGCAAAAAGGGTTCTGGTAGTCGATGACGAGCAGCTAATTCTAAAAATCATCTCAGACATATTAACTAAAGAGGGTTATGAGGTAATCATCGCCAATAACTGCGAGAAAGCGATTGAAAATTTAAAATCGGCTTCTTTCAATGTCGTACTATCCGATATCAAAATGCCGATTAAGAGCGGGATTGATCTTCTGGAGGAGATAAAGAACAAAGACCCGAATATACCTGTCATTCTGATGACGGGTTTCGCCTCTCTTGAAACCGCTGTCGAAGCGGTCCACAACGGGGCTTTCGATTATATGATTAAACCCCTCGATTACGGAAAACTAAAAAGCGTCATCGAGCACGCAGTCGACAGATATGAACTGCATCAGGAAAACACGCGGCTCCTCAAAGACCTGAAAGAGCTTAATTCAAACCTCGAGCTAAAGGTTAAGGAAAGAAACAGACAGCTTGAAAACACACTGAACAGTACGAATGAAAGTATAATCACCACGGACAAGGAGCTTGTAATAATCAGCGCGAATCCCAAAACCGCAGAAATTTTCAGCAAAGACTGTACAGGAGAAAAGTTAACCTCCCTGTTCGACGGGATCAACTTTAATAACGTTGTTCCCAAGATACTGAGCGACCCCTCATATTCGACGAAACATGAAGTGAGGCATGACGGAAAGTTCCTGGAGGTGACGCTTTCCCCGTTGATCGACTTCGAATCAAAGGAGATATTCGGCGTTATTGCGGCGACTGAGAACATTACGGAGAAGAAGAAGCTTGAAGCGCAGCTGATACACTCGGCAAAGATGTCGGGCGTCGGACAGCTGGCCGCAGGGGTTGCCCATGAGTTTAACAATATACTCTCCGGCATAATAGGCTATACGAGCCTTGCTTTAATGAGGGAAGATATGGAGAGTGTGAAGAAGGATCTTAAAATTATCGAAAAGGCCTGTGACAGGGCGGTCGAGATTGTGAACAAACTTCTTTCTTTTTCCAGACAGAAGGGAGAGAAGTTCCAGGTTGGCCAGATTGAGAGCGTGATAGAGGATGCGCTCGGCCTAGTTGAGCATACATTCGAAACCGACGGGATAAGGATTCTCCGCAATTACGAGAAAGTCCCCGCAATCAGAATGAACCTGGGAGAACTCCAGCAGGTCTTCCTCAATATGGCCATTAATTCGAAACACGCGATGCCCGGCGGAGGCGCCATAGCTATCAACACGAAGATTGAGGATAACTATGTCAGGATAGACTTTTCCGATACAGGCGTCGGAATACCTCAAGAGAACCTGTCGAGAATATTCGAGCCCTTTTACACTACCAAGCAGAGCGAAGGAACAAAAGCGGGAACGGGACTGGGACTCTCCGTGATATACGCCATTATTGAAAGACACGGCGGCTGCATCGAAGTTTCAAGCGAAGTGAACAAGGGAACAACCTTTACCATACTCCTTCCGAACGTCCAGTCCGCTCCGAGAACACAGGATGCTGAGCCTGTTACCAGGATTCACGACACGGGAAAAGTAATCGAACTCAGAAGAAAAGGAAACGTGCTAATAGTAGACGATGAGGAATTCATCCGGGATATAGTGAGCGAATGCCTGTCGAGCACGGGTCACAACGTTATGTCCGCCGGAGACGGGAAACAGGCTGTAGAAATTATCAAAAAAAACCATTTCGATATAATATTTCTGGACTTCTCCCTGCCTAAAAAAGACGGCCTCGAGCTGTTCAGGGAAATAAAAGTGATAGACCCGAACTCGGCAATCGTGATTATAAGCGCAAGGCCGGAAGAACAGCTCCCGGACGAACTGTCGGACGAAGGGGCTTATAACATCATTAAAAAGCCCTTCTCAGTCGATCAGATACAAAACGCGGTTTCCAGGGTGCTTGGCGCAGAGGCAGTCAGCAGATAA
- a CDS encoding ATP-binding protein encodes MKRFKDKVYEINGTRVKTPGDVFEIINPLPVGTAVEYKIQRSGELFSFKIPTQKFSAKDLLTMFGVIYVIGIVFLTIGTLVLYYKPYLKASKAFFLFCASICIWFVGSFNGQAVYILDQLTFFGLTFSPFFGIYLMFIFPSDTNIKATTHNLISLLFLLLSSLLFILQFIFFDSYYIWKYLNASIWIYIVLSTLIFPLPSVWTYLKPHSSLEKQRAQIILLGCIFGLLVPALAVACITVFKINMPFNLMALPVIVFPLSIAYAILKHKLFDIDAILEKALTYGLLTGAVGGIFAVTVFGFNVAFAKYGGWKNPAFFVILSGFLVIALNPLKNHIQNLVDLTFFRKKYDYRGTVEEVSYAMTSLLSLDKIVDKIIGIIESTMFSSPVSVSIYNQDLGVYEKYLKDGDVQYYPESTINENNILVQQLNYYRKEIFKEDLIADERYIHNSQELMNEFERFKASLFIPLLFKKQLIGFIALGDKKSRLSYTSRDVKLLRLLANQSAIAIENAIAFRLVEDYAKKLENTNKELKDTQEQLVHAEKMSAIGQLAAGVAHEIRNPLNIIEGARYYLSTYMTNDKNSEMVEEYLDYIKHEIDRTNRLIDSLLKFSKSEEPYFENVNINSVLQNVVILVRKQLSDNNVNLTTDFDENIPQIMADPNQLWQVFINIILNAIQAMPTGGNLKIETTTHYEDYGNDNSNHVYINFEDTGTGIVKEDISKIFDPFFTKKDMGTGLGLSIAYKIIEKHKGRIIVSSEEGNGTTFTIELPTNNYNINRGEENEG; translated from the coding sequence TTGAAAAGATTCAAGGATAAGGTTTACGAGATCAACGGAACCAGGGTAAAGACTCCCGGAGATGTTTTTGAAATAATAAACCCTCTGCCTGTCGGCACTGCCGTCGAATACAAGATACAGAGAAGCGGGGAACTTTTCAGCTTTAAGATACCGACACAGAAATTCTCGGCAAAAGATTTACTTACAATGTTCGGTGTCATATATGTAATAGGTATAGTTTTTTTAACTATAGGGACACTGGTTCTTTATTACAAGCCTTACCTTAAAGCGAGTAAGGCGTTTTTCCTGTTTTGCGCATCGATATGTATCTGGTTCGTAGGTTCGTTTAACGGGCAGGCAGTATATATCCTCGATCAATTAACATTTTTTGGATTGACGTTCAGCCCGTTTTTCGGAATTTATCTGATGTTCATTTTTCCTTCGGATACCAATATAAAGGCGACAACGCACAATTTAATCTCACTCTTATTTTTGTTATTATCCTCCTTACTTTTCATATTGCAATTCATTTTCTTTGATTCGTATTATATTTGGAAGTACCTAAATGCCTCAATCTGGATATACATTGTTTTAAGCACTCTCATATTCCCGCTCCCTTCAGTATGGACTTATCTGAAACCGCATTCATCGCTGGAGAAACAAAGGGCTCAGATAATATTGCTCGGTTGTATTTTCGGCCTCCTGGTGCCGGCTCTGGCGGTTGCCTGTATTACCGTATTCAAAATAAACATGCCCTTTAATCTAATGGCGCTTCCGGTGATAGTATTCCCTCTCTCCATCGCATATGCCATTCTGAAGCATAAGCTCTTCGACATCGACGCGATACTTGAAAAAGCCCTTACATACGGGCTCCTTACCGGCGCTGTCGGGGGTATTTTCGCCGTGACAGTATTCGGCTTCAATGTGGCGTTTGCCAAGTACGGCGGGTGGAAAAATCCTGCCTTTTTCGTAATCCTGAGCGGTTTTCTGGTTATCGCCCTTAACCCGCTGAAAAATCATATACAGAACCTGGTGGACCTTACCTTTTTCAGAAAGAAATATGATTACCGGGGCACTGTGGAAGAAGTAAGCTATGCGATGACTTCGCTTCTCAGTCTCGACAAAATCGTCGATAAGATTATCGGGATAATTGAAAGCACGATGTTTTCCTCCCCGGTTTCGGTTTCTATCTATAATCAGGACCTGGGTGTTTACGAGAAATATTTAAAAGACGGAGACGTTCAATACTATCCGGAAAGCACAATTAACGAAAACAACATCCTGGTGCAGCAGCTTAATTACTACCGAAAGGAAATATTTAAAGAAGACCTGATAGCAGATGAGAGATACATACATAATTCTCAAGAACTGATGAACGAGTTCGAAAGGTTTAAGGCGTCCCTGTTCATACCTCTACTGTTCAAGAAACAGCTTATAGGTTTTATAGCTCTAGGGGATAAAAAATCGAGACTCTCCTACACGTCCCGCGACGTAAAGCTTCTCCGACTCCTGGCCAACCAGAGCGCAATCGCGATCGAGAACGCTATTGCGTTTAGACTCGTCGAGGACTACGCGAAAAAACTGGAGAATACGAATAAAGAGCTGAAGGACACCCAGGAACAGCTCGTGCATGCGGAGAAGATGTCGGCGATCGGACAGCTCGCGGCGGGCGTCGCTCATGAGATACGAAATCCTTTAAATATAATAGAAGGGGCGAGGTACTATCTTTCAACCTATATGACAAACGATAAAAACTCCGAGATGGTCGAAGAGTATCTGGATTACATCAAACATGAAATAGACAGAACCAACCGCCTTATAGACAGTCTCCTTAAATTCTCGAAATCCGAGGAGCCTTATTTCGAGAACGTAAATATTAACAGCGTCCTTCAAAATGTGGTCATTCTGGTCCGGAAGCAGCTTTCAGACAACAATGTCAATCTCACTACGGACTTTGATGAAAATATCCCCCAAATCATGGCTGACCCGAACCAGCTGTGGCAGGTATTTATCAACATAATCCTGAACGCTATTCAGGCGATGCCCACAGGCGGCAATCTAAAAATAGAAACAACCACTCATTACGAGGATTACGGAAACGACAATTCGAATCACGTGTACATCAACTTTGAAGATACCGGAACGGGGATCGTAAAGGAGGATATCTCCAAAATTTTCGACCCCTTTTTTACCAAGAAGGACATGGGTACCGGTCTGGGGCTTTCGATAGCTTACAAGATAATCGAAAAACACAAGGGCAGAATAATAGTGAGCAGCGAAGAGGGTAACGGAACTACCTTTACAATTGAACTTCCGACAAATAACTATAATATTAATAGAGGAGAGGAAAATGAAGGGTAG
- a CDS encoding aminotransferase class I/II-fold pyridoxal phosphate-dependent enzyme, translating into MGIVIREKKDRRTHERIPADFSVLSRNTGKVIGQVRDFSPEGLFIVTEDEYKRGTKLLVECELKGSAMPVKAYCEVKRIEANGNGPGGIGVEFINIFDSGRDKLVNYMEGTQTKLNSDDYYLSDFADIPDEDLFKKAEVFWQYKLDMEEKGYIRYRRPLASASAHKVVIDDDFTGGKKEMIMMGSNNYLGITSHPSVIKVAKEMTQKYGVGAGSVPLLAGTFDIHRQLELKLAELKGCEDAIIFPSGYVTNLGTIQALVKKEDVAIIDRLAHASIIDGCLISSGTFRTFKHSDMESMENVLRRAKDNYSGKVVVVDGVYSMDGDIAPLRQITEIAHNYGAKVMVDEAHATGVIGEKGKGTPSHFKMRPGDIDIVVGTLSKSLGGVGGFVASTKEVVNYLRYYTRSFFFSSNFPPSVAASVLAAMEIMETDESLHRKLWENIKYMKENLKLLGFYTGRTESAIIPVLIGDELTQKKMSRRMHEEGIYVNAIPHPAVPKGQERFRFSVMATHTREDLDRTLEVTEKLGREFGIIDKPVSMNIPEGRKYNVREISSREEIEKSVKFSWKVYKDFPAWVPYFLIKDHVKLISNDYFYFRKVYGKRFVVEERGEIVGTVSAFIDNYFNRYHNTNVGFLGFFEALPEKEEAIGLLLKEANDFLAGEGCAEIQGPVNGIFGLYGGGFLSSNFGRIPSFLQVYTQPYYHEYFRDSGFRPFKKLLHYTIDLKSPENVESILNHSRGLSLAEVKIRKINKSDWKQEVRGVVKIFNESLAQLWGNVPFDYDEFIEFADEFKSLIDPEFWLVAEAEGEAIGFVGGFPQYSPVFRGLNGELKPQNLLKLPLQLRRIREGAILIVGLLDKYKGRKLGAVLLGRACEAMIEKGYDKVALSYALEENTKSRRILESLGGKVDLYWDMYVKGPE; encoded by the coding sequence TTGGGGATCGTAATCAGGGAAAAGAAAGACCGCAGAACCCATGAGAGAATTCCGGCGGACTTCAGCGTCTTATCCAGGAATACCGGCAAGGTTATAGGGCAGGTCAGGGACTTCTCCCCCGAAGGTCTGTTTATAGTAACAGAGGACGAATACAAACGGGGCACGAAACTCCTCGTGGAGTGTGAGCTCAAGGGCAGTGCTATGCCCGTAAAGGCATACTGCGAGGTAAAGAGGATAGAGGCTAACGGTAACGGTCCCGGGGGAATCGGCGTCGAATTTATAAATATTTTCGATTCGGGCAGAGACAAGTTAGTAAATTACATGGAAGGCACACAGACAAAACTTAATTCCGACGATTACTATCTATCCGACTTTGCTGACATACCGGATGAGGACCTTTTTAAGAAGGCGGAAGTATTCTGGCAGTACAAACTGGATATGGAGGAAAAAGGCTATATAAGGTATAGAAGGCCCCTTGCCTCCGCTTCCGCTCACAAAGTCGTGATAGATGACGACTTTACCGGCGGAAAGAAAGAGATGATCATGATGGGCAGCAATAACTATTTGGGCATTACCTCTCACCCGAGTGTCATCAAGGTAGCAAAAGAAATGACTCAAAAATACGGGGTGGGAGCTGGGTCAGTACCTCTTCTAGCCGGCACATTCGACATTCACCGCCAATTGGAATTAAAGCTTGCCGAGCTGAAAGGTTGTGAGGACGCGATAATCTTCCCGAGCGGCTATGTTACCAACCTCGGAACCATACAGGCCCTTGTAAAGAAAGAAGATGTAGCAATCATAGACAGGCTTGCCCATGCGAGCATAATTGACGGCTGTCTGATCTCCTCGGGAACCTTCAGGACCTTTAAACACTCCGATATGGAGAGCATGGAGAACGTCCTAAGGAGAGCTAAAGATAATTACAGTGGAAAGGTAGTTGTCGTAGACGGGGTTTACAGCATGGATGGAGATATCGCGCCGCTTCGTCAAATCACCGAGATCGCGCACAACTACGGCGCTAAGGTTATGGTGGACGAGGCTCACGCCACCGGGGTTATAGGAGAGAAGGGAAAGGGCACTCCAAGCCATTTCAAGATGAGGCCGGGCGACATAGACATTGTAGTGGGAACGTTGAGCAAGTCGCTTGGCGGAGTCGGGGGCTTCGTGGCTTCCACAAAAGAAGTAGTCAACTATCTGAGATATTACACGAGGTCATTCTTCTTCTCATCGAACTTCCCCCCGTCCGTGGCGGCCTCGGTGCTCGCGGCCATGGAGATCATGGAAACGGACGAGTCGCTCCACAGGAAGCTATGGGAAAATATCAAATATATGAAAGAGAACCTAAAACTCCTCGGATTCTATACCGGACGGACAGAATCGGCGATTATCCCTGTTCTGATCGGAGACGAGCTTACTCAAAAGAAGATGAGCAGGAGGATGCACGAAGAGGGTATCTATGTAAACGCAATCCCCCACCCCGCCGTACCCAAGGGGCAGGAAAGATTCAGGTTCAGCGTCATGGCCACCCACACGCGCGAGGACCTGGACAGGACTCTCGAGGTCACGGAAAAGCTGGGAAGGGAATTCGGGATAATAGACAAACCGGTTTCAATGAATATTCCAGAGGGGCGGAAATACAATGTGAGAGAGATATCTTCCAGGGAAGAAATAGAGAAGTCCGTCAAGTTCTCCTGGAAGGTCTATAAGGATTTCCCCGCATGGGTCCCTTACTTTCTGATTAAGGATCACGTAAAACTCATATCAAATGATTATTTTTATTTCAGAAAGGTCTACGGTAAAAGGTTCGTAGTTGAGGAAAGAGGAGAAATAGTCGGCACGGTGAGCGCTTTCATCGATAACTATTTCAACCGCTATCACAATACAAATGTCGGGTTCCTCGGCTTTTTCGAGGCCTTGCCCGAAAAAGAAGAAGCAATCGGTCTTCTGCTTAAAGAAGCAAACGACTTCCTTGCCGGGGAAGGATGCGCCGAGATACAGGGTCCTGTTAACGGTATCTTCGGTCTTTACGGCGGGGGTTTCCTTTCGAGTAATTTCGGTAGAATCCCGTCATTCCTGCAGGTATATACACAGCCTTACTATCATGAATATTTTAGAGATTCGGGCTTCAGGCCGTTCAAAAAGCTGCTTCATTATACGATCGACCTCAAATCACCGGAAAATGTGGAGAGTATATTAAATCACTCCCGCGGGCTCAGCCTCGCCGAGGTTAAGATTCGGAAAATTAACAAATCGGACTGGAAGCAGGAGGTTCGGGGAGTAGTGAAGATATTCAATGAATCACTGGCCCAGCTTTGGGGAAATGTCCCATTCGATTACGATGAATTCATAGAGTTCGCCGATGAATTCAAGAGTCTAATCGACCCCGAATTCTGGCTGGTTGCGGAGGCTGAAGGTGAGGCAATCGGTTTTGTCGGAGGCTTCCCTCAGTACTCGCCGGTTTTCAGAGGTCTGAACGGAGAACTCAAACCCCAGAATCTGCTAAAGCTCCCGCTCCAGCTCCGTAGAATCAGGGAAGGGGCGATATTGATAGTCGGTTTACTGGACAAGTACAAGGGCAGGAAGCTGGGAGCGGTTCTTCTCGGCCGCGCTTGTGAGGCCATGATTGAAAAGGGCTACGACAAGGTAGCGTTATCTTATGCGCTTGAGGAAAACACGAAGTCACGGCGCATTCTAGAAAGTCTAGGAGGAAAGGTCGACTTGTACTGGGACATGTATGTAAAAGGTCCTGAATAG
- the aroC gene encoding chorismate synthase: MPGNSFGNLFRITTWGESHGPALGVVVDGCPAGLEISPGDIQFELDRRRPGQSKITTQRKEPDTIDILSGIFEGKTLGTPISLMVRNADAISKSYEDIKDTYRPGHADYTYDAKYGLRDYRGGGRSSARETVGRVAAAAIAKKILNMHGITTRGFVRQVGKIVARKVDFDEIEKNIVRCPDAEKAEEMIKLIDEVRREGDSIGGTVEVVSSGLPAGLGSPVFNKLDADLAAALMSLGGIRGFEVGMGFEASKRKGSKVNDVMYKDESGKLRFKTNNAGGLLGGITNGEDLVVRIAIKPTSSISKTQHTVDKFGNPKELKVKGRHDPCLCPRAVPIAEAMVNLVLVDHLLLSKASKL; encoded by the coding sequence ATGCCAGGCAACTCTTTTGGAAATCTGTTCCGTATAACAACCTGGGGAGAATCCCACGGGCCCGCCCTGGGGGTGGTGGTAGACGGCTGCCCTGCCGGACTCGAGATATCCCCCGGGGATATTCAATTCGAGCTCGACCGCCGCCGTCCCGGCCAGAGCAAGATTACTACACAGAGAAAAGAGCCCGACACTATTGATATACTCTCGGGCATATTCGAGGGCAAGACCTTGGGCACACCGATTTCTCTTATGGTAAGAAACGCGGACGCCATATCCAAATCCTACGAAGACATAAAGGACACTTACCGGCCGGGCCACGCAGACTATACCTACGACGCCAAATACGGTCTCAGGGATTACAGGGGCGGAGGCAGGTCCTCGGCAAGGGAGACGGTGGGAAGAGTGGCCGCCGCGGCGATTGCCAAGAAAATTCTGAACATGCACGGAATAACCACACGCGGATTCGTCAGGCAGGTTGGAAAAATCGTAGCCCGCAAGGTGGATTTCGATGAAATAGAAAAGAACATCGTGAGATGCCCGGACGCCGAAAAGGCAGAGGAAATGATTAAGCTCATAGATGAGGTGAGGAGAGAGGGGGACTCAATCGGGGGAACGGTTGAAGTAGTGTCGAGCGGCCTCCCGGCAGGTCTCGGCAGCCCCGTTTTCAACAAGCTCGACGCAGACCTCGCCGCCGCGCTCATGAGCCTGGGAGGAATAAGAGGGTTCGAGGTCGGGATGGGATTCGAGGCCTCAAAGCGGAAGGGGTCCAAGGTAAACGACGTAATGTATAAAGACGAGTCCGGAAAGCTAAGATTCAAAACAAATAACGCCGGAGGGCTTTTGGGCGGTATCACGAACGGGGAAGACCTCGTAGTGAGAATCGCTATAAAGCCTACGTCCTCGATTTCCAAGACGCAGCATACAGTGGACAAATTCGGCAACCCGAAAGAGCTCAAGGTCAAGGGAAGACACGATCCCTGCCTCTGCCCCAGAGCCGTTCCGATTGCGGAGGCCATGGTCAACCTCGTGCTTGTCGACCACCTGCTGCTCTCAAAGGCATCGAAACTTTAA